A window of Hordeum vulgare subsp. vulgare chromosome 5H, MorexV3_pseudomolecules_assembly, whole genome shotgun sequence genomic DNA:
ACTTGTTGAAGAAAACTAGAATAATTCTTTTCAACAAATATTTAGACTAATTCTTTCCAACAAATATTGGGGTACGCTGGGAGTACTTCCTCCATTCGAAATTACTTGTCGCCAAAATAGAAAGAATGACGTACAGCGGCTCCCTACTCATACTAAATAATAATGTACGGCCGAGCCACAGCACTTGCTTAGTTAAAGTCAGATTTTGTAGAGTACCCAACAAGGGGAGAGATAGAAAGAAACATATTGTAGTTTGAACAAATCTAGTGATACGAGAGATACAAACACAATTCGATAAGTAGCCCTCAGTTTCAAAATAAGTGTTTCAAGtttagtataaagttaagacagttattttaggacggaggaaaTACGTACTACCCAACGGAACAAAGCTAGGAGAGAGATCCAAACATAGCTCGACAAAACAAATCAACACACAAACACATCCGCTAATTATTTAAGTGGACGAACATCGCGTTGTAGCGCCTTGTGAGCAGACGGGGTAGCACATTCTTGAGCACATAATCGACTCGGCATTTAATTTCCTGTCTCGGGTTGCCCTATCACACAGTTTTTAGGTCATTAGTCATCACACCAATGAAAAGACCATAGTTTGCATGGAAAGACTTCTACCTGTGTAACGGCCTTGAAATGCTGGCTGTAATGCCCCGTTACCACGCTTGAAAAATGTAAAGCTCCGAaaaaatctactccctccgttcctaaatataagtcttttaagagatttcactaagggactacatacggagcaaaatgagtgaatctacactctaaagtatgtctatatacatccgtatgtagtcccttaatgaatttttttaaaagacttatatttaggaacggagggagtagttcaaaGCTACGACGGCACCGCACCAAATAATCATCACCATACCTTTTCCATTgattcttgctgataaattgttttgCTTGATAGGCAATTATTTTCTTTAATATTGGATCAAAGCCTGAAGCAAATAGTATCCAGCCAGCTGCAGGGTAAGCATTTGCTTGCAGCCAATTACGTCGATCATTGGCAAGTAGTTTATCCGTATCGAACTGGTAGTACATGAGCTGCCGCCTATGAGGCGAAAGGAGGACAGGGTGGCCCAAGACATCTTCAACTCTAATTGACCATCATTAATTATAATTTGTAAGACAAAGATATTAAAGTCGGCAATAGAACAAACATATTCTTAGTATGGTTTAGAATTATACCCTGCTGCTTCATACCCGAGAAGATCAACAAAATCCAGCAACTCTGTATCCGCCATTTGCTGTAAATCGCATTCATTATCATCCTGCCAAACGCACGCCGGAGTGGCATATTGTTCTCCTCTACCTCCAGCCTCGTACGAGTGCGCAATGGGTCGATTTTTTTCTATCCCCAATCATATAATAGCTGACAGAATTGTCCAATTCATCCGATGTAGACCCTGCACTCCAAATCTTCTCAATGGCCATGTAGGCAGTCCTGTATAAATGACAAACACATCTGGTAAGCTCTACCAACCTGGATTCATATATACAGCACACAAACAGCTACAACTAAACTTGTGTGTGGTACACAAAGATGCTGCAGTCATCACATAaatatcacacacacacacacacacaaatatgaTGCTAAAGCCAAGCTCTCAGCCGCAAAAAAGAGAATAATGCACATATGAGTCTTGGCCCTAGTAACTAGCAGAAAAAACAACAATACAGTTCAGTAAGAAGTTAGAGCAAAATATAAAGT
This region includes:
- the LOC123398665 gene encoding uncharacterized protein LOC123398665; this translates as MADTELLDFVDLLGYEAAGVEDVLGHPVLLSPHRRQLMYYQFDTDKLLANDRRNWLQANAYPAAGWILFASGFDPILKKIIAYQAKQFISKNQWKRYGDDYLVRCRRSFELDFFGALHFSSVVTGHYSQHFKAVTQGNPRQEIKCRVDYVLKNVLPRLLTRRYNAMFVHLNN